The Bacteroidota bacterium genome window below encodes:
- the ccsA gene encoding cytochrome c biogenesis protein CcsA, protein MIGTFALYLSLFAGILSILSYIKTANGEKKNLSKGRIGLYFSAAGIFLACVMLMTDILQHNFENGYVWSYSSRSLSLGLLMSTFWAGQEGSFLFWTFCSAVLSLILLSYTQKRKLEAHVLPIFLAIQTFLVILLIAKSPFKSIYEQFPGELSPGQLPNDGRGLNPLLQNFWMVIHPPVLFIGFAAAAIPFSFAIAALWRKEYHSWLSSAFPWVLFSGLALGAGLMLGAYWAYGVLGWGGYWGWDPVENSSLIPWILSMALLHTMLAQTRTGNLVRTNFIFAILSFVLVIYSTFLTRSGILGDSSVHSFTDPGTIVYGLLLIFLLGSIVLGAAFLFLRRKELKAIAKPMHWLTREFALALGSFVLLASAIIVFFGTSLPIFSTTQVDPSFYNKMHIPIAIIMTLLIGYSLLVRWEQEDGMFLREKSWKSLLASFIGTVIIGFLSEWDVMYLLFIFAALFALFVNLEIAFLTIQGDFRLLGGKIAHMGLAVFLVGAIISGLFDQKKTATLELGTSQEIFGYTVTYNGKYIVEGNKTAFTVHVEQGGSSSVLIPMMFETESSGMMRNPDIKSYFTQDMYISPTGVEENAVDEHGHITLFKGESTKVGSSMVKFAAFDMGGHNAQSTDGGTKVGATLEITKGHEKETVVPYVIYNGQDPKYFGVESKLLGGKIEFLSMSIGGMGEGRSAIQIAIKNEGEIPLTGSKEALVVEASVKPFISLVWVGTLFVLTGFVISILRRKRADVAV, encoded by the coding sequence ATGATTGGAACATTTGCGCTTTATCTATCATTATTTGCAGGAATTCTCTCGATTCTCAGCTATATCAAAACGGCAAACGGAGAAAAGAAAAACCTTTCGAAAGGGAGGATAGGTCTTTATTTCAGTGCGGCGGGAATCTTTCTTGCCTGTGTAATGCTGATGACAGATATTCTTCAACACAATTTTGAAAATGGGTATGTCTGGAGTTACAGTTCACGAAGTCTTTCTCTTGGTTTGCTCATGTCAACATTCTGGGCAGGACAAGAAGGGAGTTTTCTCTTTTGGACGTTTTGTTCCGCGGTATTGAGTCTCATTCTTTTATCCTATACACAAAAACGAAAACTGGAAGCACATGTTCTTCCAATATTTCTTGCTATTCAAACATTTCTCGTGATTTTGTTAATCGCAAAATCTCCTTTCAAATCCATCTATGAACAATTTCCCGGGGAACTTTCACCGGGACAATTGCCTAACGACGGTCGGGGATTAAATCCGCTTCTTCAAAATTTTTGGATGGTAATTCATCCGCCGGTATTGTTTATTGGATTTGCCGCCGCTGCAATTCCATTTAGTTTTGCCATTGCTGCATTATGGAGAAAGGAATATCATTCGTGGCTCAGCAGTGCGTTTCCGTGGGTGTTATTTTCAGGGCTTGCTCTTGGTGCGGGATTAATGCTTGGCGCCTATTGGGCGTACGGTGTGTTAGGCTGGGGTGGTTATTGGGGCTGGGATCCTGTTGAAAATTCATCGTTGATTCCATGGATCCTATCAATGGCGCTGCTGCACACAATGCTTGCACAAACGCGCACGGGAAACTTAGTGCGGACGAATTTTATTTTTGCAATTCTTTCATTTGTTCTTGTCATCTATTCTACATTTTTAACACGAAGCGGCATTCTCGGCGATTCTTCCGTTCACTCTTTCACCGACCCCGGCACAATTGTTTACGGGTTACTCCTAATTTTTCTTCTTGGTTCAATTGTTCTTGGCGCAGCTTTTCTTTTTCTTCGAAGGAAGGAATTAAAAGCTATTGCAAAACCGATGCATTGGCTAACACGCGAATTCGCATTAGCACTCGGTTCCTTTGTGCTTCTTGCCAGTGCAATTATTGTTTTTTTTGGTACAAGTCTTCCAATTTTCTCAACAACACAGGTGGATCCATCTTTCTATAACAAGATGCATATTCCGATCGCTATCATCATGACATTACTGATTGGATACAGTCTGTTGGTACGGTGGGAACAGGAAGATGGAATGTTCTTGAGAGAAAAATCTTGGAAATCTCTCTTGGCATCCTTCATAGGAACAGTGATTATTGGTTTCTTGAGTGAATGGGATGTAATGTATCTGCTCTTTATATTTGCTGCTTTATTCGCACTCTTTGTTAATCTAGAAATAGCATTTCTCACTATTCAGGGAGATTTTCGATTGCTGGGTGGAAAAATAGCTCATATGGGATTAGCAGTATTCCTGGTTGGCGCAATCATCTCAGGATTATTCGATCAGAAAAAGACAGCAACATTAGAACTGGGAACTTCGCAGGAAATCTTCGGGTATACCGTAACGTACAATGGAAAATATATTGTGGAAGGGAATAAAACAGCGTTTACCGTTCACGTGGAACAAGGGGGAAGTTCTTCAGTCCTGATTCCAATGATGTTTGAAACAGAAAGTTCGGGTATGATGCGCAATCCCGATATCAAATCGTATTTTACTCAGGATATGTATATTTCGCCAACCGGTGTTGAAGAAAATGCTGTTGATGAGCATGGTCATATCACCTTATTCAAAGGAGAGAGTACGAAGGTGGGATCGTCGATGGTAAAATTTGCGGCATTCGATATGGGGGGACATAATGCACAGAGTACCGACGGTGGAACGAAAGTCGGTGCTACGTTAGAAATAACGAAAGGACACGAAAAAGAGACGGTTGTTCCTTACGTCATTTATAACGGACAGGATCCAAAATATTTTGGGGTGGAATCGAAACTGCTTGGCGGGAAGATTGAATTTTTATCGATGAGCATCGGTGGAATGGGAGAAGGACGTTCAGCAATCCAAATTGCCATAAAAAATGAGGGAGAGATTCCGTTGACAGGAAGTAAAGAAGCGTTGGTGGTGGAGGCGAGCGTAAAACCGTTTATCAGTCTTGTATGGGTCGGAACGTTGTTCGTACTGACAGGATTTGTGATTTCAATTCTTCGGCGTAAGAGAGCGGATGTTGCGGTTTAG
- a CDS encoding HD domain-containing protein → MSDIYSFIHSAEKLKNELRHSFTSSGRQESVAEHTWRMSLLAFLLLPKLDKQVNFEKLMKMIVIHDIVEIEAGDTPVPFMVGNDGLKKQKEVREQAAIVNVRTQLGDVIGEEIYQLWHEFENQETYEAKVANALDKLEVQIQHNEADIKTWIPVEYDLIYSRRKYTMFDSALDELRKIIESESEKKLTSAGIAFHRPDK, encoded by the coding sequence ATGTCTGATATTTACTCCTTTATTCATTCAGCAGAAAAGCTAAAAAATGAACTTCGGCATAGTTTTACCTCGTCTGGCAGGCAAGAAAGCGTTGCCGAACATACCTGGCGCATGTCTTTATTAGCTTTTTTACTATTGCCAAAACTGGACAAACAAGTCAACTTTGAGAAACTGATGAAAATGATTGTCATTCATGATATAGTAGAAATTGAAGCAGGTGATACACCGGTTCCCTTCATGGTCGGAAACGATGGACTGAAAAAACAAAAAGAAGTGCGTGAACAGGCTGCAATTGTGAATGTCCGAACACAATTGGGTGATGTCATTGGAGAAGAGATCTATCAATTATGGCATGAGTTTGAAAATCAGGAAACGTACGAAGCGAAAGTAGCCAATGCGTTGGATAAACTTGAAGTGCAGATACAGCATAATGAAGCTGATATTAAAACGTGGATTCCTGTTGAATATGATTTGATCTACTCACGCCGGAAGTATACGATGTTTGATTCCGCGTTGGATGAACTCCGAAAAATTATCGAATCGGAATCAGAAAAAAAATTGACCAGCGCAGGGATTGCATTCCACCGACCAGACAAATGA
- a CDS encoding ABC transporter ATP-binding protein translates to MINSTLIRTEHLEKIYPLGSTTFKALDDINLSVAKGEFLGLVGPSGSGKTTLLNIIGSLDAPSNGSAEVLDKQIERLSHKESSKLRNDHIGFIFQTFNLLPVYTVYENVEFPLLLLGTTSPRRKEMVMQALEWVGLANRAASKPSQLSGGQSQRVAIARAIVKQPAIVLADEPTANLDAGNSHHIMKTMVELNRQLLTTFIFATHDDKVISYLNRKITLSDGRIEKDELMKPVR, encoded by the coding sequence ATGATAAACTCAACGCTCATTCGAACGGAACATCTGGAAAAAATATATCCTCTTGGTTCTACTACATTTAAAGCGTTGGACGATATCAACCTTTCTGTTGCAAAAGGAGAATTTCTCGGTTTGGTCGGACCCAGCGGCTCGGGAAAGACAACACTCTTGAACATCATCGGTTCGCTTGATGCACCGAGTAATGGAAGTGCAGAGGTGCTTGACAAACAGATTGAGCGATTATCACACAAAGAGTCGTCGAAACTTCGGAATGATCATATCGGTTTTATTTTTCAAACGTTCAATCTGCTTCCGGTGTACACAGTGTACGAAAATGTGGAATTTCCTCTGTTATTATTGGGTACGACGTCACCTCGACGAAAAGAAATGGTGATGCAAGCACTTGAATGGGTCGGCCTTGCCAACCGCGCTGCGTCTAAACCGTCGCAGTTGTCTGGTGGACAAAGCCAACGTGTTGCCATCGCCCGTGCAATTGTGAAACAACCGGCAATTGTATTGGCAGATGAGCCGACAGCAAATCTCGATGCAGGAAATTCGCACCACATTATGAAAACAATGGTGGAATTGAACCGCCAATTGCTAACAACATTTATCTTTGCAACGCATGATGATAAAGTGATTTCCTATCTCAATCGTAAAATTACGCTGAGCGACGGACGAATTGAAAAAGATGAGCTCATGAAACCTGTGAGGTAA
- a CDS encoding FtsX-like permease family protein: MLIIKLAYRNIIGAGLRTWLNVAALSFAFIAIIFLQGVYTGMNDQVEQATIDAFYGGGQYWQERYDPYDPLSIVDAHGIIPKELQQHIEQGTSTPILIRQGTIYPGGRFRNIILKGIDPQQTILALPSAKLIAEAGTIPAMIGTRMAKHTGLKRDDLVTVQWRTAHGTFDARDVTIIDIFKTTVQEIDNDQIWIPLNVMQQITEMPNEATMIVIRKGITFIPSLDGWSFKNLDFLLQDLHSLVRTKSIGGSIFYTILMFLAMLAIFDTQVLSIWHRRKEMGTLMALGMTRTQLIRLFTMEGAFHGILAALVGALYGIPLLSFIAQNGWALPQSTDDFGFAFGDKIFPVYSFGLIVGTTILVLVVTTIVSFLPTRKIASLKPTDALRGKMT; encoded by the coding sequence ATGTTGATAATAAAACTTGCTTATCGAAACATAATTGGAGCCGGATTACGGACATGGCTTAATGTGGCAGCTCTGTCGTTTGCATTCATTGCGATTATTTTTCTTCAAGGTGTGTACACCGGAATGAACGACCAGGTTGAACAAGCAACCATTGATGCGTTTTATGGAGGAGGACAATATTGGCAAGAGCGTTACGATCCATACGATCCGTTGTCGATCGTTGATGCGCATGGGATAATTCCCAAAGAACTTCAACAACATATTGAACAGGGAACATCAACTCCCATTCTCATCCGACAAGGTACGATCTATCCCGGCGGAAGATTTAGAAATATTATTTTGAAAGGGATCGATCCGCAACAGACAATTCTTGCGCTCCCCTCTGCAAAACTGATTGCCGAAGCAGGGACGATACCTGCTATGATCGGCACACGAATGGCAAAACATACCGGATTGAAAAGGGATGATCTTGTTACTGTGCAATGGAGAACCGCTCACGGTACATTTGACGCGCGTGATGTAACTATCATAGACATTTTCAAAACAACCGTACAGGAAATCGACAACGACCAAATATGGATTCCGCTCAACGTGATGCAACAAATCACCGAAATGCCGAACGAAGCGACAATGATTGTTATACGAAAAGGGATCACTTTCATTCCATCATTAGATGGTTGGAGTTTTAAAAATTTGGATTTCCTTTTACAGGATCTTCATTCATTGGTGAGAACAAAGTCCATTGGAGGGAGCATTTTTTATACCATCCTAATGTTCCTTGCCATGCTGGCCATCTTCGACACACAAGTGCTTTCCATCTGGCATCGACGCAAAGAGATGGGAACATTAATGGCGCTTGGCATGACTCGTACTCAACTGATTCGTCTCTTTACAATGGAAGGAGCATTTCATGGAATTCTCGCAGCGCTGGTCGGTGCCTTGTACGGAATTCCGCTCCTTTCTTTCATCGCTCAAAACGGATGGGCGCTTCCACAATCGACGGATGATTTTGGATTTGCGTTTGGCGACAAGATCTTTCCTGTATATTCTTTTGGGTTGATCGTCGGAACAACAATTCTTGTCCTTGTCGTAACCACTATCGTCAGTTTTCTTCCGACACGAAAGATCGCATCGCTGAAACCGACTGATGCTCTGAGAGGAAAGATGACATGA
- a CDS encoding FtsX-like permease family protein, translated as MIAFLWKGIIRDRSRSLFPVLIVAAGVMLTVFIHAYLHGVITIMIQTTAHYNTGHVRVMTKAYASEADQIPNDLALLGTDTLITTLQKQFPELYWTPRIRFGGLLDVPDAQMETRAQSPVFGFAADFLTQNSPEWNVLNIKNSIVRGTVPTKPSEILIADDLAVQLKTAPGETVTLIGSTMNGSMAITNFTIAGTVRFGVAAMDRGTIIADLSDVQRAMDMQNGAGEILGFFRDDVYHAERADEMTKEFNSFYKNSSDEFAPVMGTLRTQSGMSDYLDLMDAYSGIIIGVFVFAMSIVLWNTGLTGSLRRYGEIGVRIAIGEEKGHVYRSMLVESIFIGIIGSSVGTVFGLMIAYYLQEYGINIEGMMKNSSLMISNVIRAQITPVTYVIGFFPGLLATIFGTAISGIGIYKRQTAQLFKELET; from the coding sequence ATGATTGCATTTCTTTGGAAAGGAATTATTCGGGATCGTTCACGGTCGCTCTTTCCGGTGCTGATTGTAGCCGCAGGAGTAATGCTGACAGTATTCATCCACGCGTACCTCCACGGCGTAATTACCATCATGATCCAAACTACCGCACATTACAATACAGGACATGTGCGTGTAATGACCAAAGCATATGCAAGCGAAGCAGATCAGATCCCGAACGATCTTGCATTGCTAGGTACTGACACACTTATAACAACATTACAAAAACAATTCCCTGAATTATATTGGACACCACGCATCCGATTTGGCGGATTGTTGGATGTTCCGGATGCTCAGATGGAAACTCGCGCTCAATCCCCTGTGTTTGGTTTCGCCGCGGATTTTCTTACACAGAATAGTCCGGAATGGAATGTTCTGAACATTAAAAATTCTATTGTTCGAGGGACTGTTCCAACCAAGCCGTCGGAGATTTTAATTGCCGATGATCTGGCAGTACAATTAAAGACCGCTCCCGGAGAGACTGTTACACTCATCGGTTCCACTATGAACGGCAGTATGGCAATCACCAATTTTACAATCGCCGGAACAGTGCGATTCGGCGTTGCCGCTATGGATCGCGGTACAATCATCGCCGATCTTTCAGATGTTCAACGTGCTATGGATATGCAGAACGGTGCCGGTGAGATTTTGGGATTCTTCCGGGATGATGTTTATCATGCTGAACGCGCTGACGAGATGACAAAGGAATTCAATTCATTCTATAAAAATTCATCCGATGAATTTGCCCCGGTCATGGGAACGCTGCGCACGCAAAGCGGCATGTCGGATTATCTTGATCTTATGGATGCATACTCCGGTATTATCATCGGAGTCTTTGTCTTTGCTATGTCCATTGTTTTATGGAACACGGGATTAACGGGGAGTCTCCGCCGGTACGGAGAAATTGGCGTACGGATTGCAATTGGAGAAGAGAAAGGACATGTCTATCGTTCGATGCTTGTGGAATCGATTTTTATCGGCATCATCGGTTCCTCGGTTGGCACTGTATTCGGGTTGATGATTGCGTATTATTTACAAGAATATGGTATTAACATCGAGGGGATGATGAAAAACAGTTCGCTGATGATCTCCAATGTGATCCGCGCACAAATTACTCCGGTCACATATGTTATTGGTTTTTTTCCCGGACTTCTTGCTACAATATTTGGTACAGCTATTTCCGGTATTGGAATTTATAAACGGCAAACCGCACAATTATTTAAGGAGTTGGAAACGTGA
- a CDS encoding outer membrane lipoprotein-sorting protein: protein MKQLFYTLVSIQKIIFFMLSIPGLAVFSQTITGDEILKKVDRNMASETKIVTSTMIIHGRRESRTVEAKSWQRGTYDAFTEYLAPAREKGTKMLKLKDMLWTYSPSSDRTIMISQHMLRQSVMGSDLSYEDMMEDPRLPNLYNAGIATDDTVMGRQCWVLDLSAKKEDIAYDKRKVWVDKARFVILKEHLFAKSGKLLKTVEVIEMGNVANRWMVQSAVYKDVLKEGKGTEFHINSIEFDATIPDHIFTKASLRR, encoded by the coding sequence GTGAAACAGCTTTTCTATACACTTGTTTCAATACAAAAGATAATTTTTTTCATGTTGTCTATTCCCGGTTTAGCGGTATTTTCACAAACCATCACCGGTGATGAGATCTTAAAAAAAGTTGACCGCAACATGGCCTCCGAAACGAAGATTGTTACATCCACAATGATTATCCATGGCAGACGGGAAAGTCGTACGGTGGAGGCAAAATCATGGCAGCGCGGTACATACGATGCGTTCACGGAATATCTTGCCCCTGCGCGGGAAAAAGGGACTAAGATGTTGAAATTGAAAGATATGTTGTGGACCTATTCTCCCTCTTCGGATAGGACCATTATGATTTCTCAGCATATGTTACGACAATCGGTAATGGGTTCTGACCTTTCGTACGAGGATATGATGGAAGACCCACGGTTGCCGAATCTGTATAACGCCGGAATCGCTACAGACGATACAGTAATGGGAAGGCAATGTTGGGTTCTGGATCTCTCCGCGAAGAAAGAAGATATTGCGTATGATAAACGAAAAGTATGGGTTGATAAAGCACGCTTTGTAATCTTGAAAGAACATCTGTTTGCAAAAAGCGGGAAATTATTAAAAACGGTTGAAGTTATAGAAATGGGGAATGTTGCGAACCGTTGGATGGTTCAATCAGCAGTATATAAAGATGTTTTAAAAGAAGGAAAAGGAACAGAATTTCATATCAATTCCATTGAATTTGATGCGACAATTCCTGATCACATCTTTACGAAAGCCTCGCTACGACGATAA
- a CDS encoding 3'-5' exonuclease — protein sequence MLNSLLLQRPLIFFDLETTGVSLTKDKIIELCAIKIMPDKSRTILLQRFYPEMPIPPSATEIHGITDEMVRNEPTFREKRNEIVSFFSDCDLAGYNIAKFDIPLLVEELLRAGLEENPFEKVKVIDSLSIYFKKEPRNLAAALKFYANEEIVNAHSAEADVEATIKVLNGQLEKYSDLIPTIDSLHKNFFQESEYLDYDRKFSRDKKGEIIFMFGKNKGLPVADNLGMVKWMLDKDFSEHTKFIARKILSGEII from the coding sequence ATGCTCAACTCACTTTTACTACAACGTCCGCTCATTTTTTTTGATCTTGAAACCACCGGTGTTAGTCTTACGAAAGACAAGATTATCGAACTCTGTGCCATTAAGATCATGCCGGATAAATCCCGAACAATATTGTTGCAGAGATTCTATCCGGAGATGCCGATTCCACCTTCTGCTACAGAAATCCACGGTATTACCGATGAAATGGTAAGGAACGAGCCGACGTTCCGAGAAAAAAGGAATGAGATTGTATCATTCTTTTCTGACTGTGATCTTGCAGGGTACAACATTGCAAAGTTTGATATTCCGTTGTTGGTGGAAGAACTTTTGCGCGCCGGACTGGAAGAAAATCCTTTTGAAAAAGTAAAAGTGATTGATTCACTCTCTATCTATTTCAAGAAAGAGCCGCGCAATCTCGCCGCCGCGTTGAAATTCTATGCTAATGAAGAAATCGTCAATGCCCACTCCGCCGAAGCAGATGTGGAGGCAACGATCAAAGTCCTGAACGGACAATTAGAAAAATATTCTGATCTTATACCAACAATCGATTCCTTACATAAAAACTTCTTTCAAGAGAGCGAGTATCTCGATTACGACAGAAAATTTTCCCGCGATAAAAAAGGAGAAATCATCTTCATGTTCGGCAAGAACAAAGGACTCCCTGTTGCTGACAATCTCGGCATGGTGAAATGGATGCTGGATAAGGATTTTTCTGAACATACTAAATTTATCGCCCGGAAGATTCTAAGCGGTGAGATTATTTAA